One Mucilaginibacter ginkgonis genomic region harbors:
- a CDS encoding ATP-grasp domain-containing protein encodes MEPSARKKFNDDFTEQKFADLLDRLNKGLPNPVAFRVAETPIFIPDDFLQKLVAAGDDILKTILRADFKQLTETAIPEKWKLPNENDHPHFIALDFGVCKDDNGDISPKLIELQGFPSLYAFQVYLSENYKSAYNIDADWEPFLSGLDKESYIDLFRRTILGDHQPHEVVLMDVNAHEQKTAVDFLLTEKYLGIKTVALEELEQRGDKLFYYADDELVQIKRIYNRLIFDEIENDPDIFNRVVDIRQPLDVEWVTHPNWFYRISKYTMPFLEGAYIPKSVFANDLKDIPSDLENYVLKPLFSFAGQGVIIDVKPQDISNLKNPENWILQEKVNYEPVVQTPEGGVKAEIRLLYLWPDGDDRPTLAINLARLSRGKMIGVRYNKDFNWVGGTAGLVTSRS; translated from the coding sequence ATGGAACCTTCGGCACGCAAAAAATTCAACGACGATTTTACCGAGCAAAAATTTGCCGATCTGCTTGATCGCCTAAACAAGGGCTTACCAAACCCGGTTGCTTTTCGTGTGGCTGAAACGCCAATTTTTATTCCTGATGATTTTTTGCAAAAGCTCGTTGCAGCGGGCGACGATATTCTGAAAACTATTTTACGAGCGGATTTTAAGCAATTGACTGAAACCGCGATCCCTGAAAAATGGAAACTTCCAAATGAAAATGACCATCCGCATTTTATAGCACTTGATTTTGGCGTTTGTAAGGATGACAATGGGGACATTTCTCCTAAATTGATAGAGTTGCAAGGTTTTCCATCATTGTATGCTTTCCAGGTGTACCTCTCTGAAAACTATAAATCAGCCTATAACATTGATGCTGATTGGGAGCCGTTCCTTAGCGGACTGGATAAAGAGTCATATATCGACCTGTTCCGACGCACTATCTTAGGTGACCATCAACCTCACGAAGTGGTATTGATGGATGTAAATGCGCACGAGCAGAAAACAGCAGTCGACTTTTTGCTCACCGAAAAGTATCTGGGCATCAAAACGGTGGCATTAGAAGAGTTAGAGCAAAGGGGAGACAAGCTTTTCTACTATGCGGATGATGAACTTGTACAGATCAAACGCATTTACAACCGATTGATATTTGACGAGATAGAAAACGACCCGGATATTTTTAACCGCGTGGTAGACATTAGGCAGCCTTTGGACGTAGAATGGGTTACACACCCTAACTGGTTCTATCGCATAAGCAAATACACTATGCCATTTTTAGAAGGCGCTTATATTCCGAAAAGCGTCTTCGCCAATGATCTAAAGGACATTCCTTCCGATTTGGAGAATTACGTGCTAAAGCCGTTATTCTCTTTTGCCGGACAGGGCGTGATCATTGATGTGAAGCCCCAAGATATCTCCAACTTAAAGAATCCGGAGAACTGGATCCTACAGGAAAAAGTAAACTACGAACCTGTTGTACAAACTCCCGAAGGCGGCGTAAAGGCAGAAATACGCTTGTTATACCTTTGGCCGGATGGCGACGACAGACCAACGCTTGCCATCAACCTTGCCCGTCTTAGTCGCGGTAAAATGATAGGCGTGCGTTATAACAAAGATTTTAACTGGGTTGGAGGAACTGCGGGGTTGGTGACAAGTAGATCTTAA
- a CDS encoding ferritin-like domain-containing protein: METIEKSAEVLNDLIEINNDRIAGFEKALADLTDSDSDLKSLFQQYSEESRKNSQELTELVARTNQNVETGSSLSGTLHRAWIDVKATFSGHDRKSVLEECERGEDAIKKAYKDALSDGQLSGEFYSTVAEQASTQALAHDRIKALRDSSN; the protein is encoded by the coding sequence ATGGAAACCATCGAAAAATCAGCAGAAGTTTTAAACGATCTGATAGAAATTAACAACGACCGTATAGCAGGTTTTGAAAAAGCGCTAGCCGATCTAACTGACAGCGACAGCGATTTGAAATCATTATTTCAACAATACAGCGAAGAAAGCCGCAAAAACAGCCAGGAGTTAACTGAGCTGGTAGCGCGTACAAACCAAAATGTAGAAACGGGCTCAAGCTTGTCAGGAACTTTGCACCGCGCATGGATCGATGTAAAGGCTACATTTAGCGGCCACGACCGTAAAAGCGTTTTAGAAGAATGCGAACGGGGCGAAGACGCTATTAAAAAAGCATACAAAGATGCCCTTTCAGACGGTCAGTTATCAGGCGAGTTTTATTCAACTGTTGCAGAGCAGGCAAGCACACAAGCTTTAGCACATGATCGCATCAAAGCATTGCGCGATAGTTCAAACTAA
- a CDS encoding DUF4402 domain-containing protein: MKKVYLLFFIVTGFVIAGSRSAKAQASATATSTANIVTPISIAKTADMAFGNLSTSGTAGTVVLTPAGSRTKTGGVTLPATTGTVAAAAFTVSGVAAYTYAITLPSGTVTLSSGANTMTISTFTSNPGTTGTLSAGGTQTLSVGATLNVGASQAAGTYTTGASPFTVTVNYN; encoded by the coding sequence ATGAAGAAGGTATATTTACTCTTCTTTATAGTTACGGGCTTTGTAATCGCAGGCTCTAGAAGTGCAAAGGCGCAAGCAAGCGCTACTGCAACATCCACCGCAAACATAGTTACGCCAATATCTATCGCCAAAACTGCGGATATGGCATTTGGCAATTTATCAACTTCGGGAACGGCAGGTACGGTTGTTTTAACTCCTGCCGGCTCGCGTACTAAAACAGGTGGCGTAACCCTGCCCGCTACAACCGGCACAGTAGCTGCGGCAGCTTTTACCGTTTCGGGGGTTGCGGCTTATACGTATGCAATCACTTTACCGTCAGGAACGGTGACATTGTCCAGCGGTGCTAACACTATGACTATTTCTACATTTACTAGCAATCCGGGCACTACGGGCACACTTAGCGCAGGCGGAACGCAAACTCTTAGCGTTGGTGCAACCCTAAATGTTGGTGCAAGCCAGGCAGCAGGTACATACACTACCGGCGCTTCGCCGTTTACGGTTACTGTAAATTACAACTAG